TTCAGCATCTGGTTTTCGACGATATGGCGCACCAGCGCCGCATATTCCGCCGGGTTGCCCAGCCGCGGCGGGAAAGGCACGTTGGCGCCCAGGCTGTCCTGCACCTCCTGCGGCAGCCCGGCCATCATCGGCGTGGCAAAGATGCCCGGCGCGATGGTCATCACCCGGATGCCGTGCCGCGCCAGTTCCCGCGCCGCCGGCAGGGTCAGCGCCGCGACGCCGCCCTTCGAGGCCGCATAGGCCGCCTGCCCGATCTGCCCGTCATAGGCCGCGATCGAGGCGGTGTTGACGATCACCCCGCGCTCGCCGCCCTCGCCCGGTTCATTGCGCGACATGGCATCGGCGGCCAGCCGCAGCATGTTGAAGGTGCCGACCAGGTTGATCTGGATGGCGCGGGCGAAACTCTCCAGCCCATGCGGCCCCTCGCGCCCGACGATCTTCTCGCCCGGCGCCACGCCGGCGCAATTCACCGCCACGTCGATCCGGCCAAAGGCCTCCAGCGCCGCGGCAATGGCCGCCTCGCCCTCCGGGCCGCTGGTCACGTCGGTCCTGACGAAACGCGCCGCCGCGCCCAGTTCCGCCGCCATGGCCGCGCCGGAATCGGCATTCACGTCCAGCAGCACCGCCCGCGCGCCCGCGCCCACCGCCATGCGCGCCACCGCCGCGCCAAGGCCGGACCCGGCGCCTGTGATCACAAAAACCCTGCTCTCGATCTGCATGATGCGTCCTTATTTCCGGGCCAGTTTCTCGACTTCCGCCTTGCGCAGGATGAAGCGCTGGATCTTGCCGCTCGGCGTCTTGGGCAGGTCGGCGACGAAATCGATCATCCGGGGATAGGCATGGGCCGACAAGCGTTTCTTGACATGCTGCGCCAGTTCCTCGCGCAGCGCCTCGGTCCCCTCCGCCCCCTTGGCCAGCACGACGAAGGCTTTCACGATCTCGGTGCGCTCGGGGTCGGGCACGCCCACCACCGCCGCCTCGACCACCGCGGGATGCTCGATCAGCGCGCTTTCCACGTCGAAGGGGCCGATGCGATAGCCCGAGGAGGTGATGACGTCATCCGACCGGCCGATGAAGCTGATCGACCCGTCCGGCTCGAACTCCACCGAATCGCCGGTGCGGTAATAGCCCCCCGCCAGCGCCGGCGTCGCCTGGTTCAGATAGCCCGAGAACCACATCAGCGGCGAACGCTTCATGTCGATGGCCAGCACGCCCGGCTGGTTCGGCCCCAATTCGCAGCCGTCATCGTCCAGCACCACCACGCGATAGCCCGGCATCGCCAGGCCGGCCGAGCCCGGACGCACCGGATGCTCCAGCCCGTGATGGTTGTTCACGCACATGCCCATCTCGGTCTGGCCGTAATGGTCGTGGATCGGCACCGAAAGATGCTCGCCGAACCAACGGATGATCTCGGGGTTCAGCGGCTCGCCGGCGGAACTGACCACCCGCAGCTGCCCCTTGACCGCCGCGGCCGCCTCCGGCCCCGCCGCGATCAGCAGCCGATAGGCGGTGGGCGAGCCGGCAAGGCTCGTCACCCCCATGCGCTCGATGATCCGATAGGTCGTCTCGGCGGTAAAGCCGCCCTCGTAGAAGATCGTCGGCTGGCCCAGCAGCAAGGGCCCGGTCAGCGCGTAATAAAGCCCGTAAGCCCAGCCCGGATCGGCGATGTTCCAGAACACGTCGCTTTCGCGCAGGTCCACCGCATCGCGCATATAGGCGCCGAAGGCCAAGAGCGCCCGCAAGGGCACCGGCACCCCCTTGGGCAGGCCGGTGGTGCCCGAGGTGGACATCATCATGAACAGATCCTCGCCGCGCCGCATCACCGGCTCGAACTGGTCCGAGGCCATGGCCAGCGCCGCGCGGAAATCCACGTCGCCCGGCGCCAGCGGCGCCTCGCCGCGCAGCACGGCGACCAGCGGGCAGTCCTCGACCTCGTCCAGCTTGGGCCGCTGCGCGGCATTCGTCACCACCAGCTTGGCACCGCTGGTCTTCAGCCGGTGCTCGATGGCCTTGGGGCCGAAGGCGGTGAACAGCGGCTGATAGACCGCGCCCAGCCGCCAGGCGCCCAGCACCACCGCGACCAGCTCGACCGTGCGCGGCAACAGCCCGGCGACCACGTCGCCCGGCCGGATGCCCTTGTCGCGCATCAGGTTCGCCGCCCGCGCCGCCATGCCGCGCAGATCCTCGAAGCTGTATTCCACCAGCGCCTCGTCCGGCGACAGGCAGCGCAGCGCCACCCGGTTCGCGCCGCAATGGCGGTCGCAGCATTCGACGCAGGCATTCAGCCCGGTCTCCAGGTCGCCGCGCAGCCCGGCGATGGCGTCCTCGATGCGAAAGCGCGCCACGGCCTCGTCATAGCGCGTCCGGGACAGGGTGGTCGCAGACATGTCTCTCCTCCTCAACTCTCCCGCATGGCGCGGTTTCCCCGAGTTCGCCGGCAGCTTAGCGCCGGCGACATTGCAAACAATGCCATTGGCGGCCA
This Paracoccus pantotrophus DNA region includes the following protein-coding sequences:
- a CDS encoding SDR family NAD(P)-dependent oxidoreductase, with protein sequence MQIESRVFVITGAGSGLGAAVARMAVGAGARAVLLDVNADSGAAMAAELGAAARFVRTDVTSGPEGEAAIAAALEAFGRIDVAVNCAGVAPGEKIVGREGPHGLESFARAIQINLVGTFNMLRLAADAMSRNEPGEGGERGVIVNTASIAAYDGQIGQAAYAASKGGVAALTLPAARELARHGIRVMTIAPGIFATPMMAGLPQEVQDSLGANVPFPPRLGNPAEYAALVRHIVENQMLNGEVVRLDGALRMAPK
- a CDS encoding acyl-CoA synthetase is translated as MSATTLSRTRYDEAVARFRIEDAIAGLRGDLETGLNACVECCDRHCGANRVALRCLSPDEALVEYSFEDLRGMAARAANLMRDKGIRPGDVVAGLLPRTVELVAVVLGAWRLGAVYQPLFTAFGPKAIEHRLKTSGAKLVVTNAAQRPKLDEVEDCPLVAVLRGEAPLAPGDVDFRAALAMASDQFEPVMRRGEDLFMMMSTSGTTGLPKGVPVPLRALLAFGAYMRDAVDLRESDVFWNIADPGWAYGLYYALTGPLLLGQPTIFYEGGFTAETTYRIIERMGVTSLAGSPTAYRLLIAAGPEAAAAVKGQLRVVSSAGEPLNPEIIRWFGEHLSVPIHDHYGQTEMGMCVNNHHGLEHPVRPGSAGLAMPGYRVVVLDDDGCELGPNQPGVLAIDMKRSPLMWFSGYLNQATPALAGGYYRTGDSVEFEPDGSISFIGRSDDVITSSGYRIGPFDVESALIEHPAVVEAAVVGVPDPERTEIVKAFVVLAKGAEGTEALREELAQHVKKRLSAHAYPRMIDFVADLPKTPSGKIQRFILRKAEVEKLARK